The Gammaproteobacteria bacterium genome has a window encoding:
- the trxB gene encoding thioredoxin-disulfide reductase, giving the protein MSETRHCRLLILGSGPAGYTAAIYAARANLQPVLVTGIQQGGQLTTTTDVENWPGDPDGVQGSELMERMQRHAECFGTEIVFDHIHTATLGQPPYRLQGDAGEYTCDALIIATGASAKYLGLPSEEAFMGKGVSACATCDGFFYRNQHVAVVGGGNTAVEEALYLSNIAAKVTVIHRRDHFRAEKILIDRLMEKQKEGKVDIIWNRQLDEVLGDDSGVTGLRLKALSGDTTQEIRVQGVFIAIGHAPNTGIFAGQLEMEGGYIKVKSGTQGEATATSVPGVFAAGDVADHIYRQAVTSAGTGCMAALDAERYLEHLGKQ; this is encoded by the coding sequence ATGAGCGAAACCAGACACTGCCGACTGCTGATTTTGGGTTCCGGCCCTGCCGGATACACCGCCGCCATCTATGCCGCCCGCGCCAATTTGCAGCCCGTGCTCGTCACCGGTATTCAGCAGGGTGGCCAGCTGACCACCACCACCGACGTGGAAAACTGGCCCGGCGACCCGGACGGCGTGCAAGGGTCCGAGCTGATGGAACGCATGCAGCGCCATGCCGAGTGCTTCGGCACGGAGATCGTCTTCGACCACATTCACACCGCAACCCTGGGCCAGCCCCCGTACCGCCTGCAAGGCGACGCGGGAGAATATACCTGTGATGCCCTCATCATTGCCACCGGCGCCAGCGCCAAATACCTGGGTCTGCCCTCGGAAGAGGCTTTCATGGGCAAAGGCGTGTCGGCCTGTGCCACTTGTGACGGCTTTTTCTATCGCAACCAGCACGTGGCCGTAGTGGGCGGCGGGAACACTGCAGTGGAAGAAGCCCTGTATCTGTCCAATATTGCCGCCAAAGTCACCGTGATTCATCGCCGCGATCATTTCCGGGCGGAAAAGATTCTGATTGACCGCCTGATGGAAAAACAAAAAGAAGGCAAGGTGGACATCATCTGGAACCGTCAACTGGATGAGGTACTGGGCGACGACAGTGGCGTAACGGGGCTGCGCCTGAAAGCCCTGTCCGGCGACACCACGCAGGAGATCAGGGTGCAGGGGGTGTTTATCGCCATCGGCCACGCCCCCAATACTGGCATCTTTGCCGGCCAGCTGGAAATGGAGGGCGGCTACATCAAGGTGAAAAGCGGCACTCAGGGTGAGGCCACCGCCACCAGTGTTCCCGGTGTATTCGCCGCGGGAGACGTGGCAGACCACATCTATCGCCAGGCGGTCACCTCAGCCGGAACGGGCTGCATGGCGGCGCTGGACGCGGAGCGGTATCTGGAGCATCTGGGGAAGCAGTAG